From the Chthoniobacterales bacterium genome, one window contains:
- the ftsZ gene encoding cell division protein FtsZ: protein MIQLNRNYNLPERAEEDIPIKVVGVGGAGTNVLDRVVLDGLEKADLIAINTDVQSLASSVAATKVQLGRTVTRGLGAGGDPEVGYNAAFESADELRAALTDARMIFVCAGLGGGTGSGAAPAVAQVARENGALVLGFATLPFAFEGKRRLAQGKEALARLREHCDAVICFENDRLGDMVAPKAGIHQAFAAADQMISQSVRSIVNLIQRPGLIRIGFDDLITALRSPSGRCLFGFGESESGNRAHDALTQALKNPLMDRGRMLADASHVLVQVSGGPAMTLTEVEILMQELGKHISDDTHIIFGTTVDLRMGNRLSVTLISSLAGEEEETEIAPPVAKKPAKIAKLKALPAEPEPFVESQPPIWEQQQEAPPVVETETEPEPEPVAEHTVFTPELIEADLTTPTSVEPIQREPEPEPELVAELPEPPGVEAPLPPPRVILPRKKPAIFKEPQPAAEKRPQARQEVMQFEPVTRGRFEKSEPTIVEGQDLDVPTFLRKNVRVK, encoded by the coding sequence ATGATTCAACTCAATCGCAATTACAACCTGCCGGAACGGGCCGAGGAAGACATTCCGATCAAGGTGGTCGGCGTCGGCGGCGCGGGCACGAATGTCCTCGACCGCGTCGTGCTGGATGGTCTCGAGAAGGCCGACCTGATCGCCATCAACACCGATGTGCAATCGCTCGCCAGCTCGGTGGCGGCAACAAAGGTGCAGCTTGGCCGAACGGTGACGCGCGGACTCGGCGCCGGCGGCGACCCGGAGGTTGGTTACAACGCTGCCTTCGAATCAGCGGACGAACTTCGCGCGGCGCTCACCGATGCGCGGATGATTTTCGTTTGTGCCGGCCTCGGCGGCGGGACCGGGTCCGGGGCGGCGCCGGCGGTGGCGCAGGTCGCGCGCGAGAACGGAGCGCTCGTGCTTGGATTCGCGACCTTGCCCTTCGCCTTTGAAGGAAAGCGGCGGCTGGCCCAGGGGAAGGAAGCGCTGGCGAGATTGCGTGAGCACTGCGACGCAGTCATTTGTTTCGAGAACGATCGGCTCGGCGACATGGTCGCGCCGAAAGCGGGGATTCATCAGGCGTTCGCTGCGGCGGACCAGATGATCAGTCAAAGCGTGCGCTCGATCGTGAACCTGATTCAGCGGCCTGGACTTATCCGGATCGGGTTCGACGATTTGATTACGGCGCTCAGGAGCCCAAGCGGCCGCTGCCTGTTTGGGTTCGGCGAATCGGAGTCCGGCAATCGCGCCCACGACGCGCTCACCCAGGCGTTGAAGAACCCCCTCATGGATCGGGGCCGGATGCTCGCGGATGCGTCGCATGTCCTGGTCCAGGTTTCGGGCGGTCCCGCCATGACCCTGACGGAAGTGGAAATCCTGATGCAGGAGCTGGGCAAACATATTAGCGACGACACCCACATCATTTTCGGAACGACGGTCGATTTGCGAATGGGGAATCGGCTCAGTGTGACGTTGATCAGTTCCCTCGCGGGCGAAGAAGAAGAAACGGAGATCGCGCCGCCCGTTGCCAAAAAGCCGGCGAAAATTGCGAAACTGAAAGCGTTGCCGGCGGAACCTGAACCATTCGTCGAGTCTCAGCCACCGATCTGGGAACAACAACAGGAAGCGCCGCCGGTGGTCGAGACCGAGACCGAGCCCGAGCCCGAGCCGGTCGCGGAGCATACGGTCTTTACGCCTGAATTGATCGAAGCGGATCTTACGACTCCAACTTCGGTTGAGCCAATCCAACGCGAGCCCGAGCCGGAACCTGAGCTCGTGGCGGAGCTGCCCGAACCACCGGGAGTCGAAGCGCCCCTGCCGCCGCCCCGGGTAATTCTACCGCGCAAGAAGCCGGCCATCTTCAAGGAACCCCAACCGGCTGCCGAGAAACGGCCGCAAGCTCGCCAGGAAGTCATGCAGTTCGAGCCGGTCACCCGGGGCCGGTTCGAGAAAAGCGAGCCGACCATCGTCGAAGGCCAGGATTTGGATGTGCCGACGTTTCTCCGCAAGAACGTGCGGGTAAAATGA
- the ftsA gene encoding cell division protein FtsA encodes MASSDLMVGLEIGTSKICVVVGEGRPDGTIKILGVGQAPSRGVRKGEIVDFETAMKCVHEAVVDAETKSDVMIRSVYVGIAGSHIQSFNNRGSVSLPEERDEIDEQDIEDVKINAREVSIPAQNAFLHSIIQHYHVDGQDGVLNPVGMLGQKLEADFHIIHGVRTRIQNTIRCVKELPLEVEDVVFTALASAQVVLTQHQKNLGALVIDIGGGTSDYILYVDGAVKQSGVLAVGGDHITNDISMGLRIPMTRAEKLKIGEGSVTLGNCLPGETILLKDDSGFAGKEIERETLNTIIHLRLRETFELLKRKLEEEPFINYIGEGIFITGGCSHLNGIDHLAEEIFELPARVAHAQTMSGLTSAFENPQFSAAIGLIKYAQAMQADERPTRGLGRIFGKFFHGMRS; translated from the coding sequence ATGGCAAGCAGCGACTTGATGGTTGGTCTCGAAATTGGCACTTCCAAGATTTGCGTCGTCGTGGGCGAAGGCCGCCCGGACGGGACAATCAAGATCCTTGGGGTTGGCCAGGCGCCTTCGCGTGGGGTGCGCAAGGGCGAGATCGTCGATTTCGAGACCGCAATGAAGTGCGTGCATGAGGCGGTCGTCGATGCGGAGACCAAGAGCGACGTGATGATCCGGAGTGTTTACGTCGGCATCGCCGGTTCACATATCCAGAGCTTCAATAATCGCGGCTCCGTTTCGCTTCCGGAGGAACGGGACGAAATCGACGAGCAGGACATCGAGGACGTAAAGATCAACGCCCGGGAGGTAAGCATCCCCGCGCAGAATGCATTTCTTCATTCCATCATCCAGCACTACCACGTCGACGGGCAGGATGGCGTCCTCAATCCGGTCGGCATGCTCGGGCAAAAACTGGAAGCCGATTTCCATATCATCCACGGAGTGCGGACCCGGATTCAGAACACGATCCGGTGCGTCAAAGAGCTGCCGCTCGAAGTCGAGGATGTTGTCTTTACGGCCCTGGCCTCCGCGCAGGTGGTTCTGACCCAGCACCAGAAGAATCTCGGAGCTCTCGTCATCGATATCGGCGGCGGAACGAGCGATTACATTTTGTACGTGGACGGCGCCGTGAAGCAAAGCGGGGTCCTCGCCGTGGGTGGCGATCACATCACCAACGATATTTCCATGGGCCTGCGCATCCCGATGACGCGGGCCGAGAAACTAAAAATCGGGGAAGGCAGCGTGACGCTGGGCAATTGTCTGCCGGGCGAAACCATTCTCTTGAAGGACGATTCCGGATTTGCCGGAAAGGAAATCGAGCGGGAGACGCTCAACACTATTATTCACCTGCGCCTGCGGGAGACCTTCGAGCTGCTGAAGCGCAAGCTCGAGGAGGAGCCGTTTATCAATTACATCGGGGAGGGAATCTTCATCACCGGCGGATGCAGCCACTTGAATGGGATCGATCATCTCGCGGAGGAGATCTTCGAGCTCCCGGCCCGCGTCGCCCACGCCCAGACGATGTCCGGGCTGACGAGTGCGTTCGAGAACCCGCAGTTCTCGGCCGCGATCGGTTTGATCAAATACGCGCAAGCCATGCAGGCCGACGAGCGTCCCACCCGTGGCCTGGGCCGCATTTTTGGGAAATTTTTCCACGGGATGAGATCGTGA
- a CDS encoding FtsQ-type POTRA domain-containing protein, translating into MKAKNQRLRPRNQRVSNMRQRRQQHLLDVRVRSHKATQHRNRRVLVVVSKVLLGLALCIGAVFGVRFGAKRLFFENPDYRLSQIEVQTDGTLQRDQILKAAGLQEGENIFGIDLSQVHDRLQLLAQVDEVEVVRKLPGEIDLRIVERKPIAWITSEKQISDPFASEVAFLVDARGVLMKEKKLLPEYLGLPLITGCTSESLEPGKTVDSFEAKAALELLRLSMGSFMQTRFQIREIDISKGYCLLVSDKNHTRVTFGFDNLDTQLQRLEQFLVYADDSKRELATVNLLVQRNIPVTFGRNSIEVINDTIDPEGAEPRILKAIPVHPLAKTEPAPASSKAETKKSPPTVRKAIPLRKSRKD; encoded by the coding sequence ATGAAAGCAAAGAACCAACGTCTTCGCCCGCGAAATCAGCGCGTCTCGAACATGCGCCAGAGGCGGCAACAGCATCTTCTCGACGTCCGGGTTCGTTCGCACAAGGCCACCCAGCATCGCAATCGGCGGGTCCTGGTGGTCGTGTCGAAGGTTCTGCTCGGACTCGCGCTTTGTATCGGAGCGGTCTTCGGAGTCCGGTTTGGAGCGAAGCGGCTCTTTTTCGAGAATCCGGACTACCGGCTCAGCCAGATCGAAGTGCAAACGGACGGGACTTTGCAACGCGATCAAATTCTGAAAGCAGCCGGCTTGCAGGAGGGCGAAAATATTTTCGGGATCGATCTCAGTCAGGTCCACGACCGGCTTCAATTGCTGGCGCAGGTGGATGAAGTGGAGGTCGTCCGGAAGTTGCCCGGCGAAATCGATCTCCGAATCGTCGAGCGCAAACCGATTGCCTGGATTACGTCGGAGAAACAAATTTCCGATCCATTTGCTTCCGAGGTCGCTTTTCTGGTGGACGCGCGCGGAGTTCTGATGAAAGAAAAGAAGTTGTTGCCTGAATATCTCGGCCTGCCGCTGATCACGGGATGCACGAGCGAATCGCTCGAGCCGGGAAAAACCGTCGACTCTTTCGAAGCGAAGGCCGCGCTCGAGCTTTTGCGGCTGAGCATGGGCAGCTTCATGCAGACCCGTTTCCAGATTCGCGAGATCGATATCTCGAAAGGTTATTGCCTTCTCGTTTCGGACAAGAACCACACCCGGGTCACGTTTGGCTTCGATAATCTCGACACGCAGTTGCAGCGCCTGGAACAGTTTCTCGTTTACGCGGACGATTCGAAGCGCGAGCTCGCCACCGTGAATCTTCTCGTGCAGCGAAATATTCCGGTGACTTTTGGCAGGAATTCGATCGAGGTAATCAATGATACGATCGATCCGGAAGGCGCGGAGCCCCGAATTTTGAAGGCGATTCCGGTCCACCCTCTGGCAAAAACGGAGCCGGCGCCGGCTTCTTCCAAGGCAGAAACAAAGAAATCTCCACCAACGGTACGGAAAGCAATTCCTCTTCGAAAGAGCAGAAAGGATTAG
- a CDS encoding D-alanine--D-alanine ligase, with amino-acid sequence MSTLPKKIAVLMGGPGSERAVSMATGKGVAKALRSLGAEVSEIDVKGADFELPAGTELAFIALHGTFGEDGQVQRILEGRKIPYTGEGASESEIAFNKIRSKEAFQRAGVATPYWQIITAGQRPTIPIPFVIKAPRQGSTVGVHIIRNDRDVESAIVDASKYDDELLVEKFVPGRELTIGILGDRALPILEIIPKGGFYDFTNKYPFLNPSAGGGAEHVCPAQIPEEQTRTVQDLALRAHRALGLEVYSRVDIMLPDEGEPSVLEVNTIPGMTEASLLPEAAAATGISYVELCRRIIELSAKRGTRR; translated from the coding sequence ATGAGCACGCTTCCCAAAAAAATCGCGGTCCTGATGGGTGGCCCGGGCTCGGAGCGCGCCGTTTCCATGGCTACGGGAAAAGGAGTCGCGAAAGCGTTGCGCTCGTTAGGCGCGGAGGTCAGCGAGATCGATGTAAAAGGCGCCGATTTCGAATTGCCCGCGGGAACCGAGCTGGCTTTCATCGCCCTGCACGGAACATTTGGCGAAGACGGTCAGGTCCAGCGAATCCTGGAAGGCCGAAAGATTCCTTACACCGGGGAGGGGGCTTCCGAGAGCGAGATCGCCTTTAACAAGATCCGCTCCAAGGAAGCGTTTCAGCGCGCGGGGGTGGCGACGCCCTACTGGCAGATCATCACCGCGGGACAGCGGCCGACGATTCCCATTCCTTTCGTCATCAAAGCGCCGCGGCAGGGCTCTACCGTGGGAGTGCATATCATTAGAAACGACCGGGATGTCGAGTCGGCGATTGTTGATGCTTCGAAATACGATGACGAACTTCTCGTGGAGAAATTTGTTCCCGGGCGCGAGCTGACGATCGGCATTCTCGGCGACCGGGCGCTGCCGATTCTCGAAATTATTCCCAAAGGCGGCTTTTACGATTTCACGAACAAATATCCCTTTCTCAATCCGAGCGCGGGGGGCGGCGCCGAGCATGTTTGCCCGGCCCAAATCCCGGAGGAGCAAACCCGCACGGTCCAGGACCTCGCTCTGCGGGCCCATCGCGCCCTGGGCCTGGAGGTTTATTCCCGGGTGGACATCATGCTGCCCGACGAGGGCGAGCCGAGCGTCCTCGAGGTGAACACCATTCCCGGAATGACCGAAGCGAGTTTGCTGCCGGAAGCGGCGGCGGCCACTGGAATCAGCTACGTGGAATTGTGCCGGCGGATTATCGAACTTTCTGCCAAACGCGGGACCCGGCGATGA
- the murC gene encoding UDP-N-acetylmuramate--L-alanine ligase, with the protein MMLASDIDLPQVLTRERHRIHLIGVAGSGMSGIAALLLELGHEVSGSDKVKSWEVDRLQRLGLHFRAEHRAEDAKEADLVIYSSAIRESNPIRAAAAAVGQPLVRRAEALAAIMAGKRGIVVVGMHGKTTTSAMAAHVLREGGLHPSHYVGAEIPLLGSNAHWDSRGEYFVAEGDESDGTIRYFKPEHTLVLNIEEEHLDFYQDLAAIEAVFGQLLDQTSGSVFYCADDPHAARICGARPRSISFGFSAQADYRATDVDLKNFASVFSVVRRGEKLGEAVLNVPGRHNVSNALGVIALATEVGIPFPKVATSLGHFQHARRRFEIKYQSDRFLLVDDYAHHPTEISATLATAKSAGRNRVLTMFQPHRFSRTKALRREFGGAFDQADQVVVADVYAASETPLPGISGQTIADEISAHGHRGVIYQPRLDRLHWVVGNMIAAGDLVLSMGAGNIHEQLSLLAADLVIAERLKAIVGEEGDVRLYEPLAKHTTLRVGGPAQFWVEPRTEAALADLIRHCRRENLPLFVIGRGSNLLVRDGGIRGVVVHPCGGEFDRIEVAGNEISAGVGAKLKQIAYAGKAAGLGGLEWMEGIPGAIGGALRMNAGAMGSQTFERVVRVRYLDEEGNAHEKTPAEMDVHYRHVRSLERNYAVAAVFKGTPAPAEEIERKLDESQEKRRTSQPAAKSAGCIFKNPATIPAGKLVDELGLKNTSVGKARVSEVHGNFIVNDGGATADEVLELISKIQAVARQKRGVELETEVQIVGEDA; encoded by the coding sequence ATGATGCTCGCCTCTGACATCGATCTTCCGCAAGTGCTGACGCGTGAGCGCCACCGCATCCACCTGATTGGTGTCGCGGGGAGCGGCATGAGCGGGATTGCGGCGCTGTTGCTCGAGCTGGGTCACGAGGTGAGCGGCTCGGATAAGGTGAAGTCGTGGGAAGTTGATCGCTTGCAGCGGCTGGGTCTGCATTTCCGGGCGGAACACCGGGCGGAAGACGCGAAGGAAGCCGATCTGGTGATTTATTCGTCCGCCATCCGGGAATCGAACCCGATCCGCGCGGCGGCTGCGGCCGTGGGACAGCCGCTCGTGCGCCGGGCCGAGGCGCTGGCTGCGATCATGGCCGGAAAGCGCGGCATCGTCGTCGTTGGCATGCACGGCAAGACGACGACTTCTGCGATGGCGGCGCACGTTCTGCGGGAAGGCGGCCTGCATCCGTCGCATTATGTGGGCGCGGAGATTCCGCTTCTCGGTTCGAACGCGCACTGGGATTCGCGCGGCGAATACTTCGTCGCGGAAGGGGACGAGAGCGACGGCACCATTCGTTACTTCAAACCGGAGCACACCCTCGTCCTGAACATCGAAGAAGAGCATCTCGATTTCTATCAAGACCTCGCGGCGATCGAAGCCGTCTTCGGGCAATTGCTCGATCAAACCAGCGGCTCGGTCTTTTATTGTGCGGACGATCCCCACGCGGCCCGAATTTGTGGCGCGCGGCCGCGATCCATCTCCTTCGGATTTTCCGCGCAGGCGGATTACCGGGCGACGGACGTCGACCTGAAGAATTTCGCGTCGGTATTTTCTGTCGTGCGTCGCGGCGAAAAACTGGGCGAAGCGGTCCTGAACGTTCCGGGGCGTCACAATGTGAGCAATGCGCTCGGCGTCATCGCCCTGGCGACCGAGGTTGGAATTCCGTTCCCGAAAGTGGCCACGTCGCTGGGCCATTTTCAGCACGCTCGCCGGCGCTTCGAGATCAAATACCAGAGCGATCGCTTTTTGCTCGTGGACGATTACGCGCATCATCCCACGGAAATTTCCGCGACCCTGGCCACGGCGAAATCGGCCGGTCGCAATCGCGTCCTGACCATGTTTCAACCCCACCGTTTCTCCCGGACCAAGGCCTTGCGCCGGGAATTTGGCGGGGCTTTCGATCAGGCGGACCAGGTGGTCGTGGCCGACGTCTACGCGGCGAGCGAAACCCCGCTCCCGGGAATCAGCGGCCAAACCATCGCGGACGAAATCAGCGCCCACGGACATCGCGGCGTAATTTATCAGCCTCGGCTGGACCGGCTCCATTGGGTCGTCGGAAACATGATCGCGGCGGGCGACCTGGTCCTGAGCATGGGCGCGGGGAATATTCACGAGCAGCTTTCCCTTCTCGCGGCGGACCTTGTGATCGCGGAACGGCTCAAGGCAATTGTCGGGGAGGAAGGCGACGTCCGTCTTTACGAGCCGCTCGCGAAACACACCACGCTGCGGGTCGGCGGTCCCGCGCAATTTTGGGTCGAGCCGCGAACGGAAGCGGCGTTGGCCGATCTGATTCGCCATTGCCGCCGGGAAAATCTGCCGCTGTTTGTCATTGGTCGCGGATCAAACCTGTTGGTGCGCGACGGAGGGATCCGCGGCGTGGTCGTTCACCCGTGCGGCGGCGAATTCGACAGGATCGAAGTGGCCGGCAACGAAATCAGCGCGGGAGTCGGAGCGAAGCTGAAACAAATCGCTTATGCCGGGAAAGCGGCCGGACTCGGCGGCCTGGAATGGATGGAAGGAATTCCGGGAGCGATCGGCGGCGCGCTGCGGATGAACGCCGGCGCAATGGGTTCCCAAACGTTCGAGAGGGTGGTGCGAGTGCGCTATCTCGACGAAGAAGGCAATGCCCATGAGAAAACGCCGGCGGAAATGGATGTGCATTATCGGCATGTTCGATCGCTGGAAAGGAATTACGCGGTCGCGGCCGTCTTCAAAGGGACGCCGGCCCCAGCAGAAGAAATCGAGCGCAAACTGGACGAATCGCAGGAGAAACGCCGGACATCACAGCCGGCCGCGAAAAGCGCCGGGTGCATTTTCAAAAATCCGGCCACGATCCCGGCCGGCAAACTGGTCGACGAGCTTGGCTTGAAGAACACAAGCGTAGGGAAGGCTCGCGTTTCTGAAGTTCACGGCAACTTCATCGTCAACGATGGCGGTGCGACGGCGGACGAGGTTCTCGAGTTAATTTCGAAAATCCAGGCAGTGGCTCGGCAGAAGCGGGGCGTCGAGCTGGAGACCGAAGTGCAAATCGTGGGGGAAGACGCGTGA
- the murG gene encoding undecaprenyldiphospho-muramoylpentapeptide beta-N-acetylglucosaminyltransferase yields MNTVIACGGTGGHLFPGLAVAEVLRARGHEVMLFVSEKEIDSLALSGRPEFRVHKLPTVGLPSPFSPAILGFARRFAESLRLCRGIYRKFKPHAILGMGGFTSTAPVLAGKMRGIPTFIHESNAIPGKANRLTARMVRAVLLGFKECAPFFPSARTEVTGTPIRKELQPMDRKLARERLGLREDLITLLVMGGSQGASGINQAVIKTLPSLHDVPIQMIHLSGLREERLVADNYLREKIPAHVAPFHHSMEEVYSAADFALGRSGAASLSELAAFSLPSILIPFPYAAEDHQTKNAEIFTHAGAAILLKESELTAEALAHKIREFIEHPNLLRRMAENSARLAPKNAAALVVETMERYTQPNHDARL; encoded by the coding sequence ATGAACACGGTCATCGCATGTGGCGGCACCGGCGGCCATTTGTTCCCGGGCCTGGCTGTCGCGGAAGTGCTGCGCGCGCGCGGGCACGAAGTCATGCTTTTCGTTTCGGAAAAAGAGATCGATTCCCTGGCGCTCTCCGGCCGGCCCGAGTTCCGCGTTCACAAGCTGCCCACAGTAGGTCTGCCGTCGCCCTTTTCTCCCGCGATTCTGGGGTTCGCCCGGCGTTTTGCCGAAAGCCTTAGACTCTGCCGCGGCATTTATCGGAAGTTCAAACCGCACGCCATCCTCGGCATGGGTGGATTTACTTCCACCGCGCCCGTGCTCGCGGGAAAAATGCGCGGCATTCCGACGTTCATTCACGAATCGAACGCGATCCCGGGGAAAGCCAACCGTCTTACGGCCCGAATGGTGCGTGCCGTTCTCCTTGGGTTCAAGGAATGCGCGCCATTCTTCCCCAGCGCCCGCACCGAAGTAACCGGCACTCCGATTCGCAAGGAACTTCAGCCCATGGATCGAAAGCTTGCGCGGGAGCGCCTCGGGTTGCGCGAGGACCTGATCACTCTCCTGGTTATGGGAGGAAGCCAGGGCGCCAGCGGAATCAACCAGGCTGTCATCAAAACGCTCCCTTCCCTCCACGATGTGCCGATCCAGATGATCCATCTTTCCGGCCTGCGCGAAGAGCGCCTCGTGGCCGACAATTATTTGCGGGAAAAGATCCCGGCGCATGTGGCGCCGTTCCATCATTCCATGGAGGAAGTTTACAGTGCCGCGGATTTCGCCCTCGGCCGATCGGGCGCGGCCAGTCTGTCTGAGCTCGCCGCGTTCTCGCTCCCATCGATCCTGATTCCATTTCCCTACGCGGCCGAGGATCACCAGACAAAGAACGCGGAAATTTTCACGCACGCCGGAGCGGCGATCCTCCTTAAGGAGTCCGAACTGACCGCCGAAGCTCTGGCGCATAAGATCCGGGAATTCATCGAGCATCCAAACCTGCTGCGGCGCATGGCGGAGAATTCCGCGCGTCTCGCGCCGAAAAACGCAGCCGCGCTCGTGGTCGAAACGATGGAAAGGTATACGCAACCGAACCATGATGCTCGCCTCTGA
- the ftsW gene encoding putative lipid II flippase FtsW: MHRKSAYFLFLAVLGMLVIGIVMLFSTSAFARDSHGDMYFFVKRQAVWLGVGFVVCAAAALVDYHFWLRTWWIWFGLALVTLAFCFVPHFGMRINGSRRWVALGPATFQPSEIAKIAVVFFLAAWFANREKESGRVVQGFLVPFAIVSSALLLIVMEVDLGTTALIGATMFVIMFVAGTHPALLGLLSLCGLGGILFVATHMSERMGRLAAFMDPERFKDDAGLQQMQALIAWGSGGMEGLGLGNGRQKMLYLPYAHTDFIFPMIGEELGLRMSLLVVFLFVVIIVCGMMIALHAKDRFGLLLGCGVVSLLGLQAAVNIGVTTSLLPNKGLPLPFVSYGGSNLAACLFGVGLLLNIYRQGVLEPAKKKSAVIRARTTPRI; the protein is encoded by the coding sequence ATGCATCGCAAAAGCGCTTATTTTTTATTCCTGGCCGTGCTGGGAATGCTGGTCATCGGCATCGTCATGCTTTTCAGCACGAGCGCTTTTGCCCGGGATAGCCACGGCGACATGTATTTTTTTGTAAAACGCCAGGCGGTCTGGCTGGGCGTGGGATTTGTGGTCTGCGCTGCCGCCGCCCTGGTCGATTATCATTTCTGGCTCCGGACCTGGTGGATTTGGTTCGGGCTCGCGCTGGTTACGCTGGCGTTCTGTTTCGTCCCGCATTTCGGCATGCGAATCAACGGCTCGCGCCGCTGGGTCGCGCTTGGGCCGGCCACCTTTCAGCCTTCCGAGATTGCCAAGATCGCCGTGGTCTTTTTTCTCGCGGCCTGGTTCGCGAACCGGGAAAAAGAGAGTGGACGGGTCGTCCAGGGTTTTCTGGTCCCTTTCGCCATTGTTTCGAGCGCGCTGCTTCTCATCGTGATGGAAGTTGACCTCGGCACGACGGCGCTGATCGGGGCCACGATGTTTGTCATCATGTTTGTCGCGGGCACCCATCCGGCGTTGCTCGGTTTGCTCTCATTGTGTGGCCTTGGGGGAATTCTTTTTGTCGCCACCCACATGTCCGAACGGATGGGCCGGCTGGCTGCCTTCATGGATCCCGAGCGCTTCAAGGATGACGCGGGGTTGCAGCAAATGCAGGCGCTCATTGCCTGGGGGAGCGGCGGAATGGAGGGGCTCGGCCTCGGGAACGGCCGGCAAAAAATGCTCTACCTGCCTTACGCGCACACGGATTTTATCTTTCCGATGATTGGCGAAGAGCTGGGCCTGCGCATGAGCCTGCTCGTCGTCTTCCTGTTCGTCGTGATCATCGTCTGTGGAATGATGATCGCGCTCCACGCCAAGGACCGGTTTGGCTTGCTCCTGGGCTGCGGCGTCGTCTCGCTTCTCGGACTGCAAGCCGCGGTTAATATCGGGGTGACGACGTCGCTTCTGCCCAACAAAGGCTTGCCGCTGCCATTTGTGAGCTATGGCGGGTCGAACCTGGCGGCATGTCTGTTTGGCGTGGGCCTGTTGTTAAACATTTATCGGCAAGGCGTGCTGGAGCCGGCGAAGAAAAAAAGCGCGGTCATCCGCGCGCGAACGACGCCGCGGATATGA
- a CDS encoding LysM peptidoglycan-binding domain-containing protein, with the protein MKLPSLLTRKTLRATAARRSLGGPDEMDYEEMSEPNMKLSRALLIVLVLHVVAVAGIIAFNTIKSRQSDVPPVATAKVVAQKPAVPAVSAPETTTKTKDESPKAVVKEERKAIPLKPVAENTPKAESAKKTYVVAKGDTPVSIAKKFKITSNQLLVANKIEDAHKLKIGQKLVIPEKPKKSKKAE; encoded by the coding sequence ATGAAACTACCCAGTCTTCTTACTCGTAAAACCTTGCGTGCCACGGCCGCGCGCCGATCGCTCGGCGGCCCGGACGAAATGGACTACGAAGAGATGTCCGAGCCGAACATGAAGCTGTCGCGCGCGTTGCTGATCGTGCTCGTTCTTCATGTGGTGGCCGTGGCCGGCATCATTGCTTTCAACACCATCAAAAGCCGGCAAAGCGACGTGCCTCCGGTGGCGACGGCAAAGGTGGTCGCACAGAAACCAGCCGTGCCGGCGGTTTCAGCTCCGGAGACTACTACGAAGACGAAAGACGAATCGCCGAAGGCCGTGGTGAAGGAAGAGCGGAAAGCGATCCCGTTAAAACCAGTCGCCGAAAACACGCCGAAGGCCGAGAGCGCGAAGAAGACTTATGTCGTGGCGAAAGGAGACACGCCGGTCTCCATCGCGAAGAAATTTAAGATCACCTCCAACCAATTGCTCGTGGCGAACAAGATCGAGGACGCCCACAAATTGAAGATTGGCCAGAAACTCGTGATCCCAGAGAAGCCGAAGAAATCAAAGAAAGCCGAATAA